One Pseudocalidococcus azoricus BACA0444 DNA segment encodes these proteins:
- a CDS encoding cation:proton antiporter gives MIPLSLLSNLMPPLTSPPATGVELVNIYGLVQTFIILLLVATGVALVSRRLGFPYVIGLVVAGLLIPKPTLPSNVGLNPELVLNLFLPILIFEAALNTDASRLKRNLLPIGLLAGPGTIVAALITGGLFKLAFVWPWIPILAAAVILTITDTVSVIAAFRVVPVPARLSTIVEGESLFNDAVALVLLGLITTVHSQGAFTPFLGLKQFLIAFPGGILLGLGLGYLCIGLFRQLEDPLSSLLLTVAVALGTFQVGTGLGVSGAIAVVTAGLVIGNWGLEHETTTAQSKLTLFSFWEYAAFGVNTFIFLLLGIEVDPKFVIAAVPIALLAIVMYQIGRAAVVYPFLYVLRWFDRPIPIRWQNILIIGNVKGSLSMAMALSLPRSMPFRTEVITLVFGTVLVSLIAQGLSLPWFVRKMKVAQQSESGLQIQTLQLNLMTAKAAQAQLKELLQAGSLPQPLHDDLWNQYQARILTAESELQSICKSDIQFPDDLGQRLYQNRLQRQLILAEKSAVTNGLRRGLLSPEIAEPYLQDLNRQFIALGDD, from the coding sequence ATGATTCCTTTGTCGCTGCTGTCTAACTTAATGCCGCCCCTGACAAGTCCACCAGCCACGGGTGTCGAATTGGTCAACATCTATGGCCTGGTACAAACCTTTATTATTTTGCTCTTGGTGGCAACTGGCGTGGCCTTGGTCAGTCGGCGGCTGGGCTTTCCCTATGTCATTGGTCTAGTGGTAGCCGGGCTATTGATTCCCAAACCAACCTTACCCAGCAACGTTGGTCTGAATCCTGAGTTGGTATTAAACCTCTTTTTACCGATTCTGATTTTTGAAGCGGCCCTAAATACCGATGCCAGTCGCTTGAAACGCAATTTACTCCCCATTGGCCTGTTGGCGGGGCCAGGGACTATTGTGGCGGCCCTAATTACAGGTGGCCTCTTTAAGCTTGCCTTTGTCTGGCCGTGGATTCCCATCTTGGCGGCGGCGGTAATTTTAACCATTACAGATACGGTATCGGTGATTGCCGCCTTCCGGGTTGTTCCTGTGCCGGCCCGCTTATCCACCATTGTTGAGGGAGAAAGTTTATTTAATGATGCTGTGGCCTTGGTGTTACTGGGCCTGATTACGACAGTTCACAGCCAAGGGGCCTTTACGCCATTTTTGGGACTGAAGCAATTTCTGATTGCCTTTCCAGGGGGAATTCTTTTGGGGTTGGGGTTGGGGTATCTCTGCATCGGCCTGTTTCGGCAGTTGGAAGATCCCCTCAGCAGCCTATTGTTGACCGTTGCTGTCGCGTTGGGAACTTTTCAGGTAGGGACAGGCCTGGGGGTTTCGGGGGCGATTGCGGTGGTGACAGCAGGCCTGGTGATTGGCAACTGGGGCCTGGAACATGAAACCACGACGGCTCAGTCGAAACTGACTCTTTTCAGCTTTTGGGAGTATGCGGCCTTTGGGGTCAATACCTTTATCTTTCTCCTGTTGGGCATTGAAGTTGACCCTAAATTTGTGATTGCGGCCGTGCCGATTGCCCTGTTGGCGATTGTCATGTATCAGATTGGCCGAGCAGCGGTGGTTTACCCGTTTTTGTATGTGTTGCGCTGGTTTGATCGCCCGATCCCGATCCGTTGGCAAAATATTCTCATAATTGGGAATGTCAAAGGTTCATTGTCAATGGCGATGGCCTTGAGTTTGCCCCGCTCGATGCCCTTTCGGACAGAAGTGATTACCTTAGTCTTTGGGACAGTGCTGGTTTCTCTGATTGCCCAAGGTCTGAGTTTGCCCTGGTTTGTCCGCAAAATGAAGGTGGCCCAGCAATCGGAATCTGGCCTGCAAATCCAAACCCTCCAACTTAATCTCATGACAGCCAAGGCGGCCCAGGCCCAACTGAAGGAATTGCTCCAGGCCGGTAGTTTACCCCAACCCTTACACGATGATCTCTGGAATCAATACCAGGCCCGGATATTAACTGCTGAATCCGAACTCCAATCTATCTGCAAATCTGATATTCAATTTCCTGATGATTTGGGACAACGCCTCTACCAAAACCGACTTCAACGACAACTGATTCTGGCCGAAAAAAGTGCAGTCACCAATGGCTTGCGGCGCGGCTTACTCTCCCCGGAAATCGCGGAACCCTATTTACAAGACCTGAATCGCCAATTTATTGCCCTCGGTGATGACTAG